From Drosophila gunungcola strain Sukarami chromosome X unlocalized genomic scaffold, Dgunungcola_SK_2 000038F, whole genome shotgun sequence, a single genomic window includes:
- the LOC128260740 gene encoding trimeric intracellular cation channel type 1B.1 → MDPEAFLDVANQVIKLKMFPFFDIAHSLLAALAVREDLGANAQAFSRKHPLACWLSTMLVIFAGGMVANGLLGEPILAPLKNTGQLLVGTAVWYVVFYTPFDIGYKVAKFLPVKIVASAMKEIYRAKKVYDGVGHAAKLYPNAWIIMIIIGTLKGNGAGFTKLIERLIRGAWTPTAMEFMQPSFYTKASLLASIIFVLDKKTDWISAPHALVYFGIVIFLVYFKLSSILLGIHDPFLPLENLSCAIFFGGIWDSLAKILGRGQAKDGDSKDVKKNN, encoded by the exons ATGGACCCAGAGGCATTTTTGGACGTGGCCAACCAGGTCATCAAGCTGAAAATGTTTCCGTTCTTCGACATCGCTCACAGTCTACTTGCCGCGCTGGCCGTGCGTGAGGACTTGGGCGCCAATGCGCAAGCGTTTTCACGGAAGCACCCACTCGCCTGCTGGCTCTCCACCATGCTGGTGATCTTCGCCGGCGGCATGGTGGCCAACGGTCTTCTGGGCGAGCCCATTCTGGCTCCCCTGAAGAACACGGGCCAGCTCCTCGTGGGCACGGCTGTGTG GTACGTGGTCTTCTACACGCCGTTCGACATCGGCTACAAGGTGGCCAAGTTCCTGCCCGTCAAGATAGTCGCCAGTGCCATGAAGGAGATCTACCGGGCCAAGAAGGTCTACGACGGAGTGGGACATGCGGCCAAGCTGTACCCGAACGCCTGGATAATCATGATCATCATTGGCACTCTGAAGGGCAACGGAGCGGGCTTCACCAAGCTGATCGAGCGCCTTATCCGGGGAGCATGGACTCCCACGGCCATGGAATTCATGCAGCCAAGCTT CTACACAAAGGCCTCCTTGTTGGCCTCAATCATCTTTGTGCTGGACAAAAAGACCGACTGGATTTCGGCACCACATGCACTGGTTTACTTCGGCATCGTCATATTCCTGGTCTACTTTAAGCTGTCTTCCATCCTGCTGGGCATCCACGATCCCTTCCTGCCGCTCGAGAACCTCAGCTGCGCCATCTTCTTCGGCGGAATCTGGGACAGTCTGGCCAAGATTCTGGGCCGCGGGCAGGCTAAGGACGGCGACAGCAAAGATGTAAAGAAGAACAACTAA
- the LOC128260724 gene encoding negative elongation factor D → MEVEYDDSGWQGRAKAQTNSEEMLEDNPQKTIQECLEKFLTPDYIMEPGIFTQLKRYFQSGGSPEEVISMLSENYKAVAQMANLLAEWLILAGVKVTEVQAMVENHLKEMILKSFDPKKADTIFTEEGETPDWLTEMIDHYTWRSLIYRLAEEYPDCLMLNFTIKLISDAGFQSEITSISTAAQQIEVFSRVLKTSIVKFLNNPDDVHGAIQECARMVCHGQHTYVYSQVLIQVLSQEQKGGFNMKRLSQEIIKYALQNNQNVTPITMALNGSAVYPQACQALTSMLTRNTLNPADITVLFRNYSGSDPPPIDLIRNPQFLELLVDALFRSGVKINPEHKPKYMFLLAYASAVIDQPAKKRPMTERMLNKEELKSTIQAIEKAHTICNVDQGSTELIAELQTLYNCIKYPVVGVGVIRWIENVVMEPSYFKLSTDSCPTHLAVLDEVAAVHPTLQQQILFLLIRLFESKQDELEILVQLEMKKMILDRMVNLLTRGCVVPVLRYIKQCCAIEDTDISLIRYFVTEVLETITHPYSPEFVQLFLPMVENEEITGTMRGEGDNDPVSEFIVHCKAHYTTV, encoded by the exons ATGGAAGTAGAATACGACGACTCCGGCTGGCAGGGCCGCGCCAAAGCACAGACAAACTCGGAG GAAATGCTCGAGGACAACCCGCAGAAGACGATACAGGAATGCCTGGAGAAGTTCCTCACACCCGACTACATCATGGAGCCGGGCATATTCACGCAGCTGAAGCGCTACTTCCAGTCGGGCGGCTCCCCGGAGGAGGTTATATCGATGCTTTCGGAGAACTACAAGGCGGTGGCGCAGATGGCCAACCTGCTCGCCGAGTGGCTCATCCTGGCCGGCGTCAAGGTGACCGAGGTGCAGGCCATGGTGGAGAACCACCTCAAGGAGATGATCCTGAAGTCCTTCGACCccaagaaggcggacaccatCTTCACGGAGGAGGGCGAGACGCCCGACTGGCTCACCGAGATGATCGACCACTACACGTGGCGCTCGCTGATCTACCGGCTAGCCGAGGAGTACCCCGACTGCTTGATGCTCAACTTTACGATCAAGTTGATCTCGGACGCGGGTTTCCAGAGCGAGATCACCTCCATTTCCACGGCAGCCCAGCAGATCGAGGTCTTCTCGCGGGTGCTAAAGACCTCGATCGTCAAATTTCTAAACAACCCGGACGACGTGCATGGCGCCATCCAGGAGTGCGCCCGCATGGTCTGTCACGGCCAGCACACGTACGTCTACTCCCAGGTGCTGATCCAGGTGCTTAGCCAGGAGCAGAAGGGAGGATTCAATATGAAACGCCTCTCCCAGGAAATCATTAAATACGCCCTGCAAAA CAATCAAAATGTGACGCCTATTACGATGGCCCTAAATGGCTCGGCAGTCTATCCGCAGGCATGTCAAGCGCTAACTTCTATGCTCACCCGCAATACGCTAAACCCCGCCGACATCACCGTGCTGTTCCGCAACTACTCCGGATCCGATCCGCCGCCCATCGACTTGATACGGAACCCGCAGTTTCTAGAGCTATTGGTAGACGCTCTTTTCCGTTCCGGTGTCAAGATTAACCCCGAGCACAAGCCGAAGTACATGTTTCTGCTCGCCTACGCGTCAGCGGTTATCGACCAGCCGGCTAAGAAGCGGCCGATGACGGAGCGCATGCTAAACAAGGAGGAGCTGAAGAGCACAATACAAGCTATCGAAAAGGCCCACACCATCTGCAACGTGGATCAGGGCTCCACCGAGCTGATCGCCGAGTTGCAGACGCTGTACAATTGCATCAA GTATCCAGTAGTGGGCGTTGGCGTGATTCGGTGGATCGAGAACGTGGTAATGGAGCCGTCCTACTTTAAGCTCTCCACTGACAGCTGTCCCACGCACCTGGCCGTTCTCGACGAGGTGGCGGCCGTGCATCCCACTCTGCAGCAGCAGATCCTGTTCCTGCTCATCCGCCTGTTTGAGTCCAAGCAGGATGAGCTGGAGATTCTCGTCCAGCTAGAGATGAAGAAGATGATCTTGGACCGCATGGTTAACCTGCTCACACGCGGCTGCGTTGTTCCCGTCCTCCGCTACATTAAGCAGTGCTGCGCCATCGAGGACACGGACATCTCCCTCATCCGGTATTTCGTCACCGAGGTGCTGGAGACCATTACACATCCGTACTCGCCAGAGTTCGTTCAACTCTTCCTGCCAATGGTGGAGAACGAGGAGATCACGGGCACCATGCGCGGCGAGGGCGACAACGATCCTGTGTCCGAGTTTATTG TTCACTGTAAGGCGCATTACACGACTGTATAG